A stretch of Toxoplasma gondii ME49 chromosome V, whole genome shotgun sequence DNA encodes these proteins:
- a CDS encoding hypothetical protein (encoded by transcript TGME49_285880): MRPERRKVRGLSMSPLSSRQKKGRKAETHGRRRLDTQKRVLFRNLEVLNFLERMNLWRWKKHGARGERTSGEGTKRKEQCNFGEMRNREIHRTARREEG; the protein is encoded by the coding sequence ATGCGaccagaaagaagaaaagtcaGAGGGCTGTCGATGTCTCCCTTGTcgtcgagacagaaaaaagggaggaaagcCGAAACGCATGGGCGACGACGGCTGGACACGCAGAAGCGTGTTCTTTTTCGCAACCTGGAAGTTTTGAATTTTCTGGAAAGAATGAATTTATGGCGGTGGAAGAAACacggagcgagaggagaacgaacaAGTGGTGAAGGAACGAAACGAAAGGAACAGTGTAATTTTGGAGAAATGAGAAATCGGGAGATACACCGAACGGCAAGACGGGAAGAGGGGTAA